The window ACCGGGCCCCTGCAGCACGCCGCGATCGCGCTCTACGAGCGGTCGGGGTATGCGCGCATCCCGAACTTCGGGCCCTACGTGGGCGATCCCTACTCGGTCTGCTACGCGAAGGCGCTCCCGGTCCCGGCCTCCTGACGCCGCTCGCGTGTCAGCTGCCCCGGATGCGGCGGGAGAGCTCGGCCGCGGCGTCGCGGACCCGCGCGGCGAGCGCATCCCACCCCTCGGGTGCCACGTTCTCGCGCGGGAAGGTGACGGCGATCCCCGCCGCCGGCCAGCCGGCGTGGTCGCGCACGGAAACCGCGACGGATGCGAACCCGGCCGTGACCTCGCCGTCCTCGGTCGCGTAACCGCGCTCGCGGGCCTCGGTGACGACGCGGCGCAGCTCGGCGTAGGAGTGCGGGCCCGCGCCGGTGCGGTCCTCGAACGCTCCGGAGTCCGGGTAGAGCGCCCGCAGCTGCTCCCGGGGAAGGGTGGCGAGCAGCGCGCGTCCACTCGCCGTGAGGTGGGCCGGGAGGCGCACGCCGACATCCGTCACCAGCCGGGGGCGCCGGGGCGCACGCTCCTCCACGATGTAGACGACGTCGCGGCCGTGGAGCACGGCGACGTGACCCGACTCGCCGATCGCGTCGACGAGCGCCGCCACGATGGGACGCCCGAGGCGGCTCAGCGGCTGCTGCCGCGAGAACCCGCTCGACAGCTCGTAGGCCGCGACGCCCAAGCCGTAGCGGCGCGCTTCGGGGAAGTGCAGCACGAAGCCGTGCTCCGTCAGCACGGCGAGCAGGTGGTAGACCGTGGAGCGCGGAAGACCGAGGGCGG is drawn from Leifsonia shinshuensis and contains these coding sequences:
- a CDS encoding IclR family transcriptional regulator; translated protein: MSKVPAAENTLRILGYLGAQRGPAPAAAIASALGLPRSTVYHLLAVLTEHGFVLHFPEARRYGLGVAAYELSSGFSRQQPLSRLGRPIVAALVDAIGESGHVAVLHGRDVVYIVEERAPRRPRLVTDVGVRLPAHLTASGRALLATLPREQLRALYPDSGAFEDRTGAGPHSYAELRRVVTEARERGYATEDGEVTAGFASVAVSVRDHAGWPAAGIAVTFPRENVAPEGWDALAARVRDAAAELSRRIRGS